GCCGCGGCATCCCAGAAGGCCGTGGACCCGCCGTTGCCCAGGACCACTTCGTAGCCGTCGGGCACTGAGAACAGTTCGCGCAACCCGGAGCGGACGCGGCCGACCAAGTCCTTGACCGGCGCCTGACGGTGCGAGGTGCCGAACAGCGGCGCCGCGGTGGTGACCAGCGCGTTCAACTGCTCAGGGCGGACCTTCGACGGCCCGCAACCGAACCGTCCGTCAGCGGGCTTGATGTTGTCCGGGATCGTGAGCTGCTCAGCCATGGTCTCTAGCGTAGACAGCGGGCAGCGCGACCTCGCAGGGCAGGTTTATTGTGACGTGGATCACCCAAGGCGCTCGACACCTGTCACGCCCACAGTGTTGATCTGGAGTCTGGACGGGTACCCAGTACCTGCGGTACCGTTGTACATAAGCCTACTAAATGTAAACGACTGCTGGAGGTGTCTCCAATGGCTCAGAAAGCCGCTCGAACCCGAATCGTGCGCCGGTGGCGAGCCAACATGGAAGTGACCGACGACGCGAACTACGTCGAGATCCTCAACACCTTGTCGGAAGGGTCGGTACGCCGGAACTTCAATCCGTACACCGACATCGACTGGGACACTCCGGAGTTCAAGGTCACCGAGAATGACCCGCGCTGGATCCTGCCGGGTACCGACCCGATCGGTCGGCACTGGTGGTACCAGGCCCAGCCCGAGGACGTCCAGATCAAGATCGGCATGTGGCGCCAGGCCAACGTGGCCAAGGTCGGGCTGCACTTCGAGTCGATCCTGATCCGCGGCCTGATGGAATACGCGTTCTGGACGCCCAACGGCTCACCCGAGTACCGCTACTGCCTGCACGAGGCGGTGGAAGAGTGCAACCACACCATGATGTTCCAGGAGATGGTGAACCACATCGGCGCTGACGTGCCCGGGATGCCGCGGTTGCTCAAGTGGGTGCAGCCGTTCATTCCGCTGGTCGCCGGACCGCTGCCGATCCCATTCTGGTTCGGCATCCTCGCTGGCGAAGAGCCCATCGACCACATCCAGAAGGCCATCCTGCGCGAAGGCAAGACCCTGCACCCGATCATGGAACGGGTGATGGCCATTCACGTGGCCGAGGAGGCGCGGCACATCTCCTTCGCGCACGAGTATCTGCACAAGCGCATTCCGAATCTGCCTCGTCGTAAGCGGTTCTGGCTGTCGCTGTACGTGCCGATCGTGATGCGGATCCTGTGTTCGGCGATCGTGGTGCCGCCCAAGGCGTTCTGGTCCGAGTTCGACATTCCGCGCGAAGTCCGCAAGGACATCTTCTTCCGGTCGGCCGAGGCTCGACAGATGTTGCAGGACATGTTCGGCGACGTCCGGATGCTCTGCCACGACACCGGTCTGATGAACCCGGTCGCCAAGTTGGTATGGCGGATCTGCCGGATCCACGGCGCACCGTCCCGGTTCCGCAGCCAGCCGCAGCGTGCGCACCTCACGCCCGTTGCCGCTTCGGTCGCGTAGCGACAACCTCAGGTCATGCCGCACGTAATTACCCAGGCGTGTTGTAACGACGCGTCATGTGTGTTCGCCTGCCCGGTCAACTGCATTCACCCCACGCCCGACGAGCCCGAGTTCGCCACGTCGGAGATGCTCTATATCGACCCCGATGCGTGTGTGGACTGCGGAGCCTGCGTGCGGGCCTGCCCGGTCGACGCGATCGTCCCGCACACCAAGGTGATGGTCGAACAGTTGCCGTTCGTGGAGATCAATAAGTCGTTCTACCCGGAACGGCCCGTCGGGGTGAAGCTGCCGCCTACCTCCAAGCTGGCGCCTATCCTGCCGGCCGCCGAGCTGCATCAGCGAGGCAAGTACCCGCTGACCGTGGCTATCGTCGGCTCCGGCCCGGCGGCCATGTACGCGGCCGATGAACTAATGACCCAGCAGGGTGTGCTGGTGAATATGTTCGAGAAGCTGCCCACCCCTTACGGGTTGGTGCGGGCGGGCGTCGCCCCGGATCACCAGCGCACCAAGCTGGCCACCCGGTTGTTCGACGAGATCTCCTCGCGTCGTGGTTTCCAGTTCTTCCTCAACGTCGAGGTGGGCAAACACCTGACTCACGCGGACCTGCTGCAGCACCACCACGCCGTGCTGTACGCCTCGGGTGCGCTGCACGACCGGCGACTGGAAATCGATGGCATGGGGCTGCCCGGAACGGGCACCGCGACCGAGATCGTCGGCTGGTACAACGGGCATCCCGAGTTCGCCGACCTGCCAGTCGATCTCAGCTGCGAACGGGTGGTGATCGTGGGCAACGGCAACGTCGCCCTCGATGTGGCACGCGTGCTCACCGCCGACCCGGACCGACTGGCCCGCACCGACATCGCCGACTACGCGCTGGCAGCGCTGCGGGACTCGGCCATTTCCGAAGTGGTGATCGTCGCCCGGCGCGGCCCAGCGTCTTCGGCGTTCACCCTGCCCGAACTGGTGGGGCTGACACAGACCGCCGAAGTGGTCCTCGATGCCGAGGACCATGCCCGGGTGCGTGATGACCTGGCGACGGTTCAAGACACCTTGACCCGGCAGAAGCTGGAGATACTGAGCAAGTTGGGTGACGCGTCGGCGCCGATCACCCGTCCCCGGATCCGATTCGCCTACGAGTTGACCCCGGCGCGAGTTCTCGGTGATGACCGTTGCAGTGCAGTGGAATTCACTGTCACCGGAACCGATCAGCTGCGACGCATCGACGCCGGTCTGGTGCTGACTTCGATCGGCTACCACGGCACGCCCATCGCCGATCTGCCGTTCGACGACGCTGCCGGCGTCGTCCCGAACGAGGGCGGCCGTGTGATCGACCCGGCGACCGGTGAGCGAGTTCCGGGCGCGTACGTGTCGGGCTGGATCAAGCGCGGCACCAACGGATTTATCGGCTCCAACAAGTCTGACTCGCTCAAGACCATCCAGACGCTGGCCGCCGACTACAACGCAGATCTGCTGACGGAGCCGATCGCCGGCCCGCGGGCAGTCGCCCGGATGGTGCATGCCCAGCAACCCGATGTCATCGACGCCGCGGGTTGGAAGGCCATCGACAAAGCCGAAATCGCCCGCGGCGCAGCGCAAGGCCGCCCCCGGGTGAAGTTCACCCGGGTTCCGGACATGCTCGACGAGGTCAAGGACCACTCGGACCTGCCGCTGCTGCAGAACCTGCTCCGCGCGCTGCGGCGCAGCTGAACCGCCCGAACCCACGCACGCGCCGAGCGTGTACTCAGGGCGAAGAATCGCGCAGAATCTCGCCCTGGTTACACGTTCGGCGCAAGGGCCGGCGGATTCACGCTGTGGTGACGTGCTCCCAGCCCGCAACGGATTCCGCGCTGCGCGGCCCCGGCCCGACGTAGATCGCCGACGGGCGCACCAGCTTGCCCAGTCGCTTCTGCTCCATGATGTGGGCGCACCAGCCCGCGGTGCGGCCACAGGTGAACATCGCCGGCATCATCGCCGGGGGTACCTCGGCGAAGTCCAGGATCACCGCCGCCCAGAACTCCACGTTGGTCTCGATGGCCCGATCGGGGCGACGCTCCCGAAGCTCGGTCAGCGCCGCCTGCTCCAGGGCCGCAGCCACCTCAAAACGCGGGGCGTCCAAGCGCTTGGCGGTGGCCCGCAGCACCCGAGCGCGCGGGTCTTCGGCGCGGTACACCCGGTGTCCAAAGCCCATCAGCTTCTCGCGCCGGTCCAGGATGCCCTTGACCACTGCGCGGGCGTCACCGGTGCGCTCCGCCTCGGCGATCATCGGGATCACCCGCGCCGGGGCGCCGCCGTGCAGCGGGCCACTCATCGCGCCGATCGCGCCGGACAGCGCCGCGCCGACGTCGGCGCCAGTCGAAGCGATCACCCGGGCGGTGAACGTCGAGGCGTTCATGCCGTGCTCGGCCGCCGACACCCAGTAGGCGTCGATCGCCTCGGTGTGGCGGGGGTCGGGCTCGCCGCGCCAGCGGGTCATGAACCGCTCAGTGATGGTGGAGCACCCGTCGATCGTCTGCTGCGAGACCGCGGGCTCCTGGCCGCGAGCCGATTGGGCGACATAGGACAGCACCATCACCGACGCGCGGGCCAGCTGATCGCGGGCGGTGGCGTCGTCGGTGTCCAACAACGGTTCAAAGCCCCACTGCGGCGCCAGCATCGCCACTCCGGCCTGGGCGTCCACCCGGACGTCGCCGGTGCGAACCGGCAGCTCCAGCGGCTCGGCGGGTGCCAGCGAACGGCTGAAGTCGCCGTCGACCAGCAGGGCCCACACATCGCCGAAGCCGACCTTGCCGGCCAAGTCCTCGATGTCCACGCCGCGGTAGCGCAGCGCGCCGCCGTCCTTGTCCGGTTCGGCGATTTCAGTAGTGAAGGCAACAGTGCCTTCCAGGCCGGCGACAAAGTTCTCCGGGACCGCAGCAGTCATACCGTGGATTCTTCCACCCCGGCGCCCAGTCATTGCTACCGGCCGGTAACGACGGCTGGTCTGCGGCGCGGCGTAGCGTTGTGCGGTGCACAGGACCGGCCCCGACAACGAGCACTTGGCGGAGATGCGAGTGGAATACCAGGAGAAGGACAACAGCGGCGACCTCGACGCGGACTGGCTCGAGGCGGGCTGGGAGGTTCTGCTGCGCAATTGGATTGGCGACGCCGAGCGCGCGGGGGTCCCCGAACCCAACGCCATGGTGCTGGCGACGGTCGAAGCCGGCCGCCCGGTCAGCCGTTCGGTGCTGTGCAAGAACCTCGACGAGAACGGTGTGACGTTTTTCACCGACTCCGACTCCGCCAAGGCTGCTGAGCTGGCCGCGACACCGTACGCATCGGCCACTTTTCCCTGGTATCAGCTGGGTCGTCAGGTCCACATTCGCGGACCGGTCACCCAGCTCGCCGAGTCGGTCAGCGCCGAGTACTGGTCACACCGACCGCGGGCGTCCCAGCTGGGTTTCTGCGCCTCGCAACAGTCGCAGCCGATCGCCTCACGGGCCGCACTGCTGGCGCAGTTGGACGCGGTGACGGCCCAATTCTCCGGCGCCGAGTCGATTCCCGCGCCGCCGAACTGGCGTGGCTACCGGATCGCCCCGGAGGTGGTGGAGTTCTGGCAGGGCCGGGAAGGCCGGTTGCACAACCGGATTCGGGTGACCGGCGGGCGGGTGGAGCGACTCCAGCCGTGAGTCCGGTGTCGCTGCGGTGAGGATCTTCGCCGACACCACCCCGTTGCGCAGCCCCGACTTTCGGCGGTTGTGGGTGGCTGGAATCCCGACCGTCATCGGGGCGAACCTGACCATCTTCGCGGTGCCGGTGCAGATCTATGCGCTGACCCGCAGTTCGGCCTACGTCGGGCTGTCGGGGCTGTTCGCGCTGGTCCCGCTGGTCGTCTTCGGTCTGCTCGGCGGCGCCTGGGCCGACGCCATGGACCGCCGCAAGCTGCTGATCCTCGCCTCCTGCGGGCTGGCGGCGGCCTCGCTGCTGCTGTGGCTCCAAGCCGCGGCCGGACTCGAGAACGTGTGGGTGGTGCTCGTACTGCTGGGTGTTCAGCAGGGGTTCTATGCGGTCAATGCCCCGACCCGATCCGCGGCCATTCCGCGGCTGGTCGCGGGCAAGGATCTGCCTGCCGCCAACTCGCTGAACATGACCGTCATGCAGTTCGGCGCGATCGTCGGGCCCCTGCTGGCCGGACTGATGCTCGGCTGGGTGGATCTGTCCACCCTGTATTTGATCGACGCGGCGACGTGCATCTTCCCGATCTGGGCGACGTTTCGGCTGGCGCCCATGCCGCCGGTCGAATCGGCCGGACCGTCCAGCTTCGGGATCGCGGCCGTGCTGGACGGGTTCCGCTACCTGGCCGGCAACACCGTGGTGCTGATGTCGTTCGTGGTGGACCTGATCGCGATGATCCTCGGCATGCCGAGGGCACTGTTCCCGCAGATCGCGAGTGCGGACTTCGGCGGGCCGGTCGAGGGCGGCACCACCATGGCGCTGCTGGCCGCGGCAATGTCGGCCGGGGCGGTGCTCGGCGGGGTGTTCTCGGGGTGGCTGCCCCGGATCACCCGTCAGGGCCTGGCCGTCGTGGCCGCCATCGTGGTCTGGGGAGTGGCGATGATCGGCTTCGGGCTCGCGGTCGGGCACGGCGGCGGGCACGCGGGCCGAGCGCTGTGGGTGGCGCTGGTGTTCCTGGCAGTGGGTGGTGCCGCGGACATGGTCTCTGCGGCTTTCCGGTCGACGATGCTGCAGCAGGCCGCCTCCGACGAGATCCGCGGCCGGCTGCAGGGGGTGTTCACCGTGATCGTCGCCGGTGGCCCGCGGCTCGCCGACGCGGTGCACGGCGCCGCCGGGGCGGTGGTGGGGACGGCCGCGGCGTCCGCCGGTGGCGGGGCCCTGGTGGTGGTGGGCGTGGTGCTTGCGGCCCTGGCAGCGCCCGCATTCCTGCGCTATCGGCGGCCCGGCGATGTACACCGACCGCCGCCGTCGTCACGCCGATAGGAGATACCTCGGCCCCGGGCGGGCGCGTCGGCCCGGAACCGACTACCTTTTCCTATACACGCCCAATCTGGTCAGCCGAATAGCGCAAAGGGGTTCCTTGTGGCCGCAACCGACGACACCGCCACTCTCCGGTATCCGGGCGGCGAGCTAGAACTGCCGATCGTTAAGGCGACCGAGGGGTCCGACGCTCTCGCCATCGGTTCGCTGCTCGCCAAGACCGGCTACACCACGTTCGACAATGGCTATGCCAACACCTCGCCGGTCAAGAGCGCCATCACCTACATCGACGGTGACGCCGGCATCCTGCGCTACCGCGGCTACCCGATCGAGCAGCTGGCCGAGAAGTCGACCTTCATCGAGGTCAGCTACCTGCTGATCTACGGCGAGCTGCCCACGACCGAGCAGTTGGCCACGTTCACCGGCCGGATTCAGCGGCACACGATGCTGCACGAGGACCTGAAGCGGTTCTTCGACGGCTTCCCGCGCAACGCCCACCCGATGCCGGTGCTCTCCAGCGTGGTCAACGCGTTGAGCGCCTACTACCAGGACTCGCTGGACCCGTCGGACAACGACCAGGTTGAGCTGTCGACCATTCGGCTGCTGGGCAAGCTGCCCACCATCGCCGCTTACGCCTACAAGAAGTCGGCCGGCCAGCCGTTCCTGTACCCGGACAACTCGCTGAGCCTGGTGGAGAACTTCCTGCGGATGACGTTCGGCCTGCCGGCCGAGCCCTATGAGGCAGACCCCGAGGTTGTCCGCGCGCTGGACATGCTGTTCATCCTGCACGCCGACCACGAGCAGAACTGCTCGACGTCGACGGTGCGGCTGGTGGGCTCCTCTCGGGCCAACCTGTTCACCTCGATCTCCGGCGGCATCAACGCGCTGTGGGGCCCGCTGCACGGTGGCGCCAACCAGGCGGTTCTGGAGATGCTCGAGCAGATCCGCGACCAGCAGAACGGCAACGTCACTGACTTCGTGCGCAAGGTCAAGAACCGCGAAGACGGCGTCAAGCTGATGGGCTTCGGCCACCGCGTCTACAAGAACTACGACCCGCGGGCGCGGATCGTCAAGGAACAGGCCGACAAGATCCTCGGCAAGCTCGGCGGTGACGACGAACTGCTCAACATCGCCAAGGACCTCGAAGAGGCCGCGCTGACCGATGACTACTTCGTCGAGCGCAAGCTCTACCCGAACGTCGACTTCTACACCGGCCTGATCTACCGGGCGATCGGCTTCCCGGCCCAGATGTTCACGGTGCTGTTCGCGCTGGGCCGACTGCCCGGCTGGATCGCGCACTGGCGCGAGATGCATGACGAGGGCGACAGCAAGATCGGCCGGCCGCGTCAGATCTACACCGGTTACACCGAGCGTGACTACGTCGGCATCGGCGGACGGTAACCACCATGACTAACAGCGCCAAGCCACAGATCACCGTTCCGACCGGCCCGGCACCCGCCGACCTGGTCATCGAGGACATCGTCGTCGGGGAAGGCCCCGCGGCCGTCCCCGGTGGCGTCGTCAACGTGCACTACCTTGGCGTCGACTACGACACCGGCGCGGAGTTCGACAGCTCGTGGAACCGCGGCGAATCTCTGGAATTTCCGCTGGACGGGCTCATCGCCGGTTGGCAGGACGGCATCCCGGGCATGAAGGTGGGCGGCCGGCGTCAGCTGGTGATCCCGCCGGAGCTGGCCTACGGCCCCGACGGGACCGGACACCCGCTGGCCGGCAAGACCCTGGTCTTTGTGATCGACCTGCTCGGCACCCGCTGAGTGCGAGCCCGGCTGATCGGTGCGGCGCTGGCAACGGTGCTGCTCGCTGCGATCGGTTACGGCTTACTGGAACGCGCGCCCCAACCCGTCGCCGCCCCGCAACCCGCCGCCGGGCCGGCAGTGCCGGTGCCGGTGTCGGTGATCCGTCACGGCACTGAATTCACCCTGGCCGGGGACGTGGCCGATCCGGCAGCCAAACGAGAGCTGTTGGACGCGGTGCTCACCTCGAGTGACGACGTCACCGTCGTCGACCGCCTCGGGGTGGTGCCCGGAGCGGTGAGCGTCGATTTCTCGGGCGCGGCCCCGGTGTTCGAGGCGGCCGCGGGCATCGGCGATTTCACTTTTGAGATCACCGGCGACACCGTGACGCTGGGCGGGACCGCGGCGAAGGCGGACGAGGCGGCCGCCGTACAGGCCGCGGCCGAAGATGCCTGGGCGCGGGCCCACATCGTCAACGAGTTGGTGACCAGCTCCCAGCGCGGGGAAAAGTCCACCAAAAACAACTAATTACCTCCATCGATATATCGAAACTCCTACACTCGCGGTGTCCTGGACTCGCGGGTGTTTTTCGGTCGTCAAGGAGGATCCATGCCAGGCTCAGAAAACCCCACTGTGACTGGCTGGCGAAAGGTCTCGCGGTTCTACCGCCGACCACCCGGCTTCGGCTGGGTCTTAGCCCTGGTGGCAATTCCGTTGCTACTGGCCCTGATTGGCTACGGAGTAACCGATCGATCCAAACTCGACATCAACGGGCCGAACATCAGTACGCCGAACGTCGCCGCGCCGACCCTGTCGCTGTCGGTACCGAGTGTGAGCCCGCCGGGGTGGTCCTTCGCCCCGCTGGCGATTCTGCGCAACGGCAATGTCATCACCCTCAATGGGGATCTGCCTGACATCGCCACTCGGACCGGACTGTTCGACATGCTCAAGGGAGTGTTCGGCAGTGGTGTGCAACTGGTCGACAACCTCAACATCAAGGCCGGCGTCACCGCACCCGACCTGTCCGGCCTGGGATCGGTGTTCAAGGCCGCAGTGTCCATGCCGGACTTCAAGTTCAAGATCGTCGACGACACCCTCACTCTGATCGGAACCGCGGCTTCCGACGCAGTCAAGTTTGCCGTCGAGGCGGCATCGAAAGCGGCGTGGCCGAACCTGAAGCTGCTCAACGATATTCAGGTCTCAGCTGGTGAGACCCAGGTGGCCCCGAGTGTGAGCGAGGCGCCGACCCCCGCCCCGACGTCGGCCCCCGGTCCAACTGCTGACTGCGGCAATCTACAGGCCGACATCACCGCGCTGATGAGCACGCCGGTCAGGTTCGTCACCAATGGCTACACCCTGTCGGTGGGCACGAAGGAGCAACTGGCCCGGGTGGCGGAGAAGGTGAAGGGCTGCCACAACGCCCGCGTCGCGGTAAACGGCTACACCGACAACACCGGCAACGATCGAATCAATGTGCCGCTGAGCGCAGCCCGCGCCAAGTCCGTCGCCGACTTCCTGGTGTCCCACGGCGTCCCAGCCAACAGCGTCACGTCCAAGGGATTCGGCTCGGCCGACCCCATCGCCAGCAACGCGACACCGGACGGTCGTGCCCAAAACCGTCGCGTCGCGATCACCGTGAGCTAAGGAGAAGCTGCAATGGATTTCGTCATTCACTGGCTGTGGTACCTGCTGGCATTCGCGGTCGGCTCGGCGGTCGCCTGGTTGCTCACCGTCGTCTCGATCCGCCGCACCAGCAAGGAAGACGCCGTTGCGGCGCTTCCCGGCTCGCGTGAGATAGGAGCCCACTGATGCACGGCGTCAATTGCTGGTTGATGGGACTGTCGTTTCTGTTGGGTCTGCTGTTGACATTTGCCTTCACCATCCGGCGGGTCAAACGCGAGGTGCCGGTATCGGTGACACCCGGTACCGCCGGCCCCGCGACGAGCACCGGTTCAGGCTCGACGGCGAAACTTGCCGGCGGCACGCTTCCCTCGGAGACCGAGACCGCCGCGATGGCGATCGGCGGAGCGCCCTACGGCGTGGGCTCGGCACGTGCCGGTGCCGGCGGCGTCGGCCCGACCGGCTGGACGATCAAGGGCAACGAGGACTCGATGCTGTACCACACCACGGACAGCCCCTGGTATGACCAGACGGTCGCCGAGGTGTGGTTCGCCGAGGAGAGTGCCGCCGCCGCAGCAGGATTCACCCGGTGGGACAAGGGCACGGCCGCGCGCGGCCTCAACGGTAGAGCCAAGCTGGTCGAGGTCGAGGAGGTGCCGCCCGGCCCGTTCGGTCCGGGGTCGACCAAGGCCGGCCCGGGCGGCAGTGGCCCGGTGGGCTGGACGGTCAAGGGTAACGAGGACTCGATGCTCTACCACGCCCCGGCGAGCCCGGCCTACGACGCGACGATCGCCGAGGTGTGGTTCAAAGACGAACAGACCGCCGCGGCGGCCGGCTTCCAGCGCTGGGACACCTGGCGCAAGGACATGAAGAAGTAGAAGAAGTGACGAGCCGGGCGTAGTGCGCTCAACTCGGCGGCGGAAGCTGCAGCAGCAGACGTACTCCGCCCAGCGGGCTGTCTTCCAAAGACGCCGTGCCGCCATGCAGTTCGGCCTGTTGCGCCACCAGGGCCAGGCCGAGACCGGACCCCGAATGCGATGCCGTCGATCCGCGGGAGAACCGCTCGAAGACGATGCGGCGCTCTTCTTCCGGAAGCCCGCCGCCGTTGTCGTCGATGGCGATCTCCACGCCTTCGCGTGAGGTGACCGCCGACAACTGCACCTGGGTCGCGCCGCCGTGCTTGACCGCGTTGGCGATCGCGTTGTCCACAGCCAGCCGCAGTCCGGCGGGCAGCCCGACGATGATGCAGGTCGGCGACGGCACCAGCGAGACGTTCAGGTCGGGGAAGACCCGCATCGCGTCGTGGGCCGCCCGGTCGAGCAGATCGGTGATGTCGACCGGCACGTGATCGTCGGAGGTGGACAGTTCGCCCTGTGCCAGCCGCTCCAGGGCCGACAGTGTCGCCTCGATCCGCGTCTGGGTCCGTACGACGTCGTGCAGCACCTCCTTGCGCTGGTCGTCGGGCAGGTCCAGGGTGGTCAGCACTTCGAGGTTGGTGCGCATCGCGGTCAGCGGGGTGCGCAGCTCATGGGAGGAGACCGCGGCGAAGTCACGCGCGGAGGCCAGTGCCTCTTGGGTCCGGTCTCGCTCTTTCCAGATCCGCTGCAGCATGCCGCGCATCGCCTCGGCGATCTCCACCGCTTCGGTGGCGCCGCGCACCTCGATCTCCGGCCGTTCGTCGCCGGCGTCGATCGATCGCGCCTGCTGCGCCAGCCGCCGCAGGGGCCGTACCGCGAATGCCGTCAGCAGCCAGCCCAGCAGCGCGGCCGCCCCGATCGCGACGGTACAGAGCAGGATCACCCGGCGGTGCAGGTTGTTGGTGTCGGCGAGGGTGGCGTCGTAGGTGGCGCCGACGGCCAACGATCGTGGGCCCGGCCCGGGGATGTCGACGGTCCGCACCCGGTAGCGCACGCCGTCGATCTCGGTGTCGGCGTAGCCCGGCTCCAGCTCCGGCAGCACCACGGTGGAGTTCGACGTCACTTGGTTGGCCCGCCGCAGTGTGATCACCGCGTCGGTGGCGCCGGCCGACCGCGGCAGTTCACCCAGGCCGATCAGCGGGACGGTCAGCCCCGCCGCCTCGTCGAGCCGGCGGTCCAGCCAATACTTGCGGTCGTTGGTGATACCGACCCACACGATGGCGCCGATGATGACCGTCACGATCGCGGTGCCGATCGCCGTCACCAGCATCACCCGGGTCCGCAGCGACGGTGTTCTGGCGAAGATGCGCCGCAGCAGTTTCATGACGTTCACGCCTGCCCTCACTGCGTTCGCAGGACGAAGCCGACTCCGCGCACGGTGTGCAGCAGTCGCGGAGCGCCGCCGGCCTCGAGCTTGCGCCGCAGGTAGCCGATGAACACGTCGACGACGTTGGTGTCGGCGGCGAAGTCGTAGCCCCAGACCAGCTCGAGGAGTTGCGCGCGCGACAACACCGCGGTCTTGTGTTCGGCGAGCACGGCCAACAGGTCGAACTCCCGCTTGGTCAGGTCCACGTCCACACCCTTGACCCGGGCGCGGCGGCCCGGGATGTCGACCTCCAGCGGGCCCACCGTGATCGTCTCCGAGGAGGAGCTGGCCGCCGACCCGCGCCGCCGCAGCATCGCCCGAACCCGGGCCACCAGCTCGGCAAGCACGAACGGCTTGACCAGGTAGTCGTCGGCGCCGGCTTCCAGTCCGGCGACCCGGTCGTCGACCGAGCTGCGCGCGGACAACACGCAGACCGGCACGTCGTCACCCATTGCCCGCAGTGCGGTCACCACACTCACGCCGTCGAGTACCGGCATGTTGATGTCGAGCACGATGGCGTCGGGACGGGCTTCCTTGGCGCTGCGTAATGCTTCGGCGCCGTCGGCTGCCGTCGCCACCTCGAAGCCGGACAGGCGCAGTCCGCGTTCCAGCGAGGCGAGCACGTCGGAGTCGTCGTCGACGACCAAGACTCGGGGTGAGGCAGCGGGGTTGTCCATGGTGGCCATTTTGCCTGAACATGGCCATCCAGCGCGGGATGTGCTGCGGGTCGGCGCTATCGATCTAGGGTCAAGTCCGTGACCTCGGCATCGGCGCTGCGCAGCCTGTTGCCCTACCTGCGTCCCTACCGGGCGCGGTGGATCACCATGGTGACGGTAGCCGTGCTCAGTCTGGTCGCCACCGTGGTGATCCCGCTGATGACCAAGGCAGTCATCGACGGCCCGGTGCAGCACCGCGACCAGCCCGGGCTGTGGGTGCTTGGCACGGCCGCGACCGCGCTAGGGGTCATCGAGGCGCTGCTGTTGTTTGTGCGGCGCTGGCTGGTCGCGCCCACCACCATGGGCGTGGAAGCCGATATCCGCAAGGACCTCTACGCGCGGCTGCAGATCCTGCCGATGACCTTTCACGGCCGCTGGCAGTCGGGCCAGCTGCTGTCGCGGATCATGAACGACCTGTCCGCCGTGCGGCGCTTCCTTTCGTTCGTGGTGGTGTTCCTGGTGCTCAACACGGTGCAGATCGTGGCCGTCACGACGATTCTGCTGGTGCTCTACTGGCCGCTGGGCGCGGTTGTCTGCGCTTCGCTGATACCGGTGATGGTTGCGATACAGCACTTCCGGCGCCAGTACACCCGGTTGACGCGCCAAGCGCAGGACCAGGCGGGTCAGGTGGCCACCGTGGTCGAGGAGTCCGCGGCAGGTCTGCGCACCATCAAGGCGTTCGGACGCGAGGACTACGTGTTCGCGCGCTTCGACGCCCAAGCCGCAAAGCTGCGCGACCTGGGCGTGGAGAAGGTGGTGGTGTCCTCGAAGTTCTGGACGCTGTTGGAGGTGATCCCCAACTTCACGCTGATCGGGGTGCTCGCGGTCGGCGCGTACGCCGCCGGGCACCACCTGGTGACGATGGGCACCCTGGTCGC
The window above is part of the Mycolicibacter sp. MU0102 genome. Proteins encoded here:
- the pdxH gene encoding pyridoxamine 5'-phosphate oxidase; the protein is MHRTGPDNEHLAEMRVEYQEKDNSGDLDADWLEAGWEVLLRNWIGDAERAGVPEPNAMVLATVEAGRPVSRSVLCKNLDENGVTFFTDSDSAKAAELAATPYASATFPWYQLGRQVHIRGPVTQLAESVSAEYWSHRPRASQLGFCASQQSQPIASRAALLAQLDAVTAQFSGAESIPAPPNWRGYRIAPEVVEFWQGREGRLHNRIRVTGGRVERLQP
- a CDS encoding MFS transporter produces the protein MRIFADTTPLRSPDFRRLWVAGIPTVIGANLTIFAVPVQIYALTRSSAYVGLSGLFALVPLVVFGLLGGAWADAMDRRKLLILASCGLAAASLLLWLQAAAGLENVWVVLVLLGVQQGFYAVNAPTRSAAIPRLVAGKDLPAANSLNMTVMQFGAIVGPLLAGLMLGWVDLSTLYLIDAATCIFPIWATFRLAPMPPVESAGPSSFGIAAVLDGFRYLAGNTVVLMSFVVDLIAMILGMPRALFPQIASADFGGPVEGGTTMALLAAAMSAGAVLGGVFSGWLPRITRQGLAVVAAIVVWGVAMIGFGLAVGHGGGHAGRALWVALVFLAVGGAADMVSAAFRSTMLQQAASDEIRGRLQGVFTVIVAGGPRLADAVHGAAGAVVGTAAASAGGGALVVVGVVLAALAAPAFLRYRRPGDVHRPPPSSRR
- a CDS encoding AurF N-oxygenase family protein, whose amino-acid sequence is MAQKAARTRIVRRWRANMEVTDDANYVEILNTLSEGSVRRNFNPYTDIDWDTPEFKVTENDPRWILPGTDPIGRHWWYQAQPEDVQIKIGMWRQANVAKVGLHFESILIRGLMEYAFWTPNGSPEYRYCLHEAVEECNHTMMFQEMVNHIGADVPGMPRLLKWVQPFIPLVAGPLPIPFWFGILAGEEPIDHIQKAILREGKTLHPIMERVMAIHVAEEARHISFAHEYLHKRIPNLPRRKRFWLSLYVPIVMRILCSAIVVPPKAFWSEFDIPREVRKDIFFRSAEARQMLQDMFGDVRMLCHDTGLMNPVAKLVWRICRIHGAPSRFRSQPQRAHLTPVAASVA
- a CDS encoding citrate synthase 2 → MTAAVPENFVAGLEGTVAFTTEIAEPDKDGGALRYRGVDIEDLAGKVGFGDVWALLVDGDFSRSLAPAEPLELPVRTGDVRVDAQAGVAMLAPQWGFEPLLDTDDATARDQLARASVMVLSYVAQSARGQEPAVSQQTIDGCSTITERFMTRWRGEPDPRHTEAIDAYWVSAAEHGMNASTFTARVIASTGADVGAALSGAIGAMSGPLHGGAPARVIPMIAEAERTGDARAVVKGILDRREKLMGFGHRVYRAEDPRARVLRATAKRLDAPRFEVAAALEQAALTELRERRPDRAIETNVEFWAAVILDFAEVPPAMMPAMFTCGRTAGWCAHIMEQKRLGKLVRPSAIYVGPGPRSAESVAGWEHVTTA
- a CDS encoding FAD-dependent oxidoreductase encodes the protein MPHVITQACCNDASCVFACPVNCIHPTPDEPEFATSEMLYIDPDACVDCGACVRACPVDAIVPHTKVMVEQLPFVEINKSFYPERPVGVKLPPTSKLAPILPAAELHQRGKYPLTVAIVGSGPAAMYAADELMTQQGVLVNMFEKLPTPYGLVRAGVAPDHQRTKLATRLFDEISSRRGFQFFLNVEVGKHLTHADLLQHHHAVLYASGALHDRRLEIDGMGLPGTGTATEIVGWYNGHPEFADLPVDLSCERVVIVGNGNVALDVARVLTADPDRLARTDIADYALAALRDSAISEVVIVARRGPASSAFTLPELVGLTQTAEVVLDAEDHARVRDDLATVQDTLTRQKLEILSKLGDASAPITRPRIRFAYELTPARVLGDDRCSAVEFTVTGTDQLRRIDAGLVLTSIGYHGTPIADLPFDDAAGVVPNEGGRVIDPATGERVPGAYVSGWIKRGTNGFIGSNKSDSLKTIQTLAADYNADLLTEPIAGPRAVARMVHAQQPDVIDAAGWKAIDKAEIARGAAQGRPRVKFTRVPDMLDEVKDHSDLPLLQNLLRALRRS